The Musa acuminata AAA Group cultivar baxijiao chromosome BXJ2-5, Cavendish_Baxijiao_AAA, whole genome shotgun sequence genomic interval CAACAATGACGAAAGGGGTCATAACTTGTGTATCGATTACACACAAGCTTTTCTAGCTATGAAGAATGAGTCGACGTATGGCACTGGTATTGTAAATAATCCCCTGCTCACTAATCCTGTTGTGTATGATATGATGAAAATAACCTCGGTCAACAATTTAGCAGAGGGATTTTTTTTCCTGAAAAATCAACCTTCttaatctcattgaaaataataaaatgttACTATACTTTTGCAAATTTTATTTGACAGATAACACATTGAAGTTCTACTGATTTCTAAATATAGAATTGCAAATTGCAGTCAGCAGTGGGATGCAGACAATGACCTGAATGACCCAAAGGCTGATGAGTGCCTCAATACAGAAGAAACCAAACCCAATGAAGTAGAAGATCTGCATGCAAAAAGGAACTGAGTTAGTATGTATAGGTTCAGGCAAGATAAAATAGGACAAGGTCTAAAGAACTTACATTTCAACTATGATAAAAATTCTAACATGTGCTTAATCACTATAAGAACCAGAAATTttcatttataataaattttcatTTATTATAAACTTCTACATGTATAACATGTGATTGGTAGCTCTTTAACATGCAGGCAAGCAAAAATTCGCATTTATCGAACATCGACTTTGTGCAAACTTTATTACCGTCACGTTTTTTTGCAAAACCAAGCTTAAATAACTTTCCTAGAGCTAATATGCTGGGAataatcaatattttgaattttcgagatgacACGTAAAAAACCAATCAAACCTCGACttttcgcaaagtttatgactctcacatttttttttttccgaAACTATGCTTGTATGAgtaccctagggcaaatatgttaggattgatcaattttttgaatttttgagacggtGCGCAAAAAACCGAACGAACGTCAACATTGCGTAAACTTTATGACAATCACGTTTTCTTCTGAAACTCCGCTCGTATGATTTCCCTTGGACAAATATATTAGGAaatatcaattttttgaattttttagacGGTGCGCATAAAACCAATCCAACCTCAACTTTGTGCAAAATTTACGACTGTCACATTTTTTTGTGAAACCAAACTACAACAACTTCCCTTTGGCAAATATATtaggaatggttaatattttgaaattttgaGACAGTGCACAAAAATAATTGAAGGTTATCTGTATACATATTTTCCTAGTATATTATGGAATAACATGCAATGAAGTAAGTATAAAATTACCCCAACCACAACAGCATCTCCAACAACATCCACTGCTGCAAGGATGCCACTGTGCCACAGATGAAAAAATTTGAACATcagcaaaattttaatttgtgataCTTTTGAAATAAAACTGTGCTATTAAACATCCCAGCATTATCAAAGCCTAGAAAATACAGATCAATAACTACCATATActgtgaagaatatatatatatatatatatatatatatatatatatatatatatatatatataactcgaaGTAAAAGATAAGCTagctcttttatatttttttctggaACATCACATATTTCTAGAATTTAATTCTAGTTGATGGACATTATAAGGATCTTACGTCAAAGATTTTCCTTtgaaagggaaaggaggagcaacCGCAGAGTAGACACAAAAAGCTATGTGAACCTGCACAGATAAACCATTAAGTGTGTTCTTCCATACACTTTAGATTCGCAAATAACACTACATATATATGAAAAGATTGTTGAAGTAAGCTTGCATACCAAGTAAAATATGAAGAACCATCCAAAGCTCAGAGCACTATCAGTCCTAAAATATGTTAGACAGCGATCATACAACAATTTCAGCACATCAGTAATATAATCAGTAGCATACAACATATAAATTACAGCACTCAGATTTTAGCTCATGAAAAGATATGTTCAGACCTCATTGCACGATAGAGAGGACGATACCATAACAGATAAGCTCCTGGGACACCAGTAGTGAGGTAGATAACAGCTAGGAACCAGATCTTTATACCTACAAGAGAAATCGATTAATATTAATCTCTTATTTGTCCCATGCTGCAAATGGTGACCTTATACAGGGGCGGATCCTAGAGTGATCATGCTTAAACTTGTCAAACTGACCTTCGCCTTTAATCCAAGCCGCTAGTGTGGATATTACATTCCATGAAAGACATAATGTTAATCCTACACAGCAACCAAAATGATAAATTTCAAATCAGGAAGTCATAAATATGCTTGGCTAATAAACTTAACTTCCTTTACTGTAGAAAATGCAGGATCATGTTCTTGATGTATCTTCTTTTACAGGGAAAATAAAAAAGTTCAGCTTGATGTCACAACTGATTTTTGTCACTGTTTGAAATATTGTACAATGCAACCAAGAAAACATACTCTATGGGCAGAGTCATGGAAAAAGTAAATCGTGAAAGGGCAGTGGGACTAGTTATGTCAAACAAACTCTGTATTATGAATTGTCAATACCACATGATATATGACAGGCACATAAATGATTGGCTAGCATTCCTCCAATACTGATTTTGGTGACAAATTCAAAAGTTTCTTTTCGTCTTTCATAAAATCTACAAAATTTATAAACTGAAAGTTCACTATAAGTATTTGCATTAGTAGTGATCTCAACTTGCTTCTTGGAACTCCCTCTTTATGACAATAATTTGAAACATGCCACAAAAGCAAATAAGGTTCTAGTGTATGATACTCTAGATTTGATTCTGATTATATTTCTTGGCCACAGAGCTGACTTATGAGTGTATATTAACTTATCTAAATCATCTACATATTAGGCATGAAAAGAACATGACTCGGGAGAGTACGTGATGGATAAGAGGAAGATATTATGGTCTGAAAGCAGAACCAAATTCAGGAACTCAATGAGCTTCTTAACAAGCCAACAATGAACTATTTATGCCCAATCAGAAAAGTGATAATGGAACTTATTTTTTCAGGTAACTTCATATTTCAATACAAATATGGGGACAAAGAATTAGAGATGATCTACCATGGATAACATGTAAGGTGGAAATCTGAAGTACATGGATACTAACTATCCAAGTCAAACAACTAGAAGATGTCAAGTCAGTATTCATGCATCCATGACATTGAGCTGAAATTTTCTGGTGCCAAGAAGTGCAATGTATCGAAAAGTAAACTTTTCATGAAGCAAGCACCAAAAAAATGAAGAATTAGAAAACCGGATAACACAAACCCAAAAGTGATGCAAAGGCAATATACTGCATCCTCTGCAATTGTATGGGAATTTCATTGGCAATGTCATGGTGAATAATAGGGCAACATGGGGGCCAGTTTCTATCCTCTGAAACAATTCCAGCTGCAAAAAAGACATAAAACAAACTAAATCAATTTCAATATAAAAAGGTTGGTGAAACAGTCAATTCATGCAGCAAACTGTTCTGAAAATTCACAAAATAGTACCCCTTGCTGCAGCTTCTTCCCTTTGTCTTAATGCCTATGGAGCATTTCAACATAAAATGATGGTTAAATATCCTAAATATTTTTGACAGAGTAGAGGAGGAAGAACAGACAAAACAACATGTAAATTTAGCTTTTCTATCTCGTGAATCAGTTAATCAAAATCTTCTAGAAGTTTATCAAGTAGAATATGATTTTTCATTTAATTAAATCAAAGAATATAGACAAACATATCACTAATGCTTGTTAGACAAAGTTCATAAAGACAGAAGATTCTATCCTTTGCGTTTTACCTAGTCTTTAATGTCAACGGACctttatttttttccttaataTAAGCTATTTATAGAGGGAAAAAAAATTCTTAACTATTGCCAACATGTTTTATGATCCAGTTAGATGTTATTGTCAACCTATAAATCATTCACTCTGCAGGAATCCCAATACCATATTGAAAGAGCTAAATACAGACAAAGAGATTGAGGATTTAGACTTGAGCTCCCAAGAAATGACTTCACATCACACAAGAGAATATACAAAGGTTCCAAATAAACTCATCACTAAACACATCAGCCATGTTTTCTATTAACATTTGAATTGATTTATTGTGTACATGATAGTCATATTTATGTAAGCAGCTATAGCGCATCATATGATCACTGCTCTCTTCCTATTTCAAAAAACTATATCCAAAGATACCTGTTCCCTCTTCTTCAGTTCTGCCTCTCTGATCTCTAACTCTGCTTCCTTCCTCTTCACATCCTGACAAGGAAATTATAAGTCGATAGATAAATACCAGTATCAATTCCCTAATATTTGTCAGCCTGCATACACATCTATAAAATTTGGCATGCTTCTTCCTGTACATTCAATGTGAAGTCCTGTTAACTCTGTAAATGAGCAGCAGCATGTTGAGTTCCTCAAACGTACCTTTGCTGGATCAGGAGGGATATCAATTGTTGGACCGCGATAGCCGTAAAAACCAGCTTGGTGTGGAGGATGAGCTGAAATCCCAAGATTAGGAGAAACTCTTCCGGGTTGCTGCTGCAGAGCATTCATATACACATAAGAAATCACCACCAAATGCAAGGTGAGCATCTGGTTTATGCCTATTCATAAGCATTTACAAATCCCGAAAACTTTTCTTGTGAAATGTCCCGATCCTTCAGAGTTTGGGTCATTCTACTCCAACTTACACATGAGAGGGAATGTTAGAACCTAATATATATTACATACATTCCTAAGAGCTTCAGCTTTTGAGGTTATTGGTCATCCAATCCAAATCTTTGTATGATGGGCAGTCCTAAGGAGATATGCTTAAAAGGAATCAATTTTGTATACTTAATTTATGGCCTGCAGTAAATCCATTGAACCTCAAACTGCAATATTACTTCACCAAAGAGACTCAAACACACAAATGTAAGTTACAGGGGAATGTTAGAGTTGTCCAAGGTGCAATTGAAAGCCTTAATGGAATCCAATCCAAAGAACAAGTGACATTCTAAGCATTGTCATGCTTTGAACCACCACAGTGGCATCTAAGCTAGGTTTCTTTGTCTTGCAGTTTGTATGCGTTCACATCGATGATCTGattctgaagaagaagaagaagggtttgCTGTTTGATGCAGGCTCACCGAGAAGGGATTGACGTGCTCCTCATCGAAGGGGTTGGCCTCGTACCTGCGTCCTGCCATGAGACAACTGCTGCTgcttgttcctctctctctctctctctctctctctctctccttcttcttcttcttcttcttcttctcgtcccttcttcttccctctctctctccccttcttccttcttcttctccaaagaGTAAGCTGAGCTGGTGTTCCGGAGGAATGAGGGGTCAGGACAAGGACGAGAGAGAGACGCGACGAGCTTCTCCAGGTGGTAAACGGCAAGAAACAGAGGTGGCTTCGCCAAACCAACCGCCCTTGACGTCATTTACTCTGCTTTTGAGGCGGCAAAACACACGTATTCTCTTGCCTTTGTGGCCGAGGCAATTATTTCTTTATTACAACCGCCTCATCATGAAATTATTTTATCCTCAGCTTCATCGACAAACTTGGAATCTTCTAATAATTTGTTCATCAGTCTCTTATAATTTGTTTAAGGTCTATTTTAATCCTTATAATTTTGGTATagatttcttaaatttttataatttattatatttaaaataattttatatttttaaaaatatagaatatAAACTTCtctcgtcaagtctgagttaatagagGTTAGAATCTACTTACGTTGCATATTCATTCGTAATAaagtattaatataatgatacatataatttaaattaaaaaaattaagaccaCAATTGATGGCGAGAGGAGACGTAGTTATGAAAGCGACCACCAATAATAGCACCGACTCGTTGCTATCTAACAGGGCATCGTACATACACAACCTCTCTCATGATGATAATGAGCTCATGAGCTTTTAATCCTACCTTAGGTGGATGTACGTCGACCAGTCCAACGCAAGAAACGCAGTAATCTCTTGTGCCCTCACccgtcatgcctatgacattatgGTTCAGCTCTCTCTCACCTCCATCCTTGTCCTCTCCTACCTCTGTCTCTTCGTTGGGGAGGTGACTTACAAGGTATGATAGTACTCATCAGGATCGGAGCTAGTGTCATTTGTGATGGCAGGCAGTGCCATGGTGGGCGACGTAGTGGCATGCACCCTGGAGTTGGCGAGTGACATccgatataatttttattaaaacatttttaatttttttatctctcCATTTCATCGTTATCATGCCTCCTAAGcacatatttatatcattttacatgatttttttctcatattaattTCTATTGAAGTGATACGtagttattcatgaataaaatatttcttttcttatcttttttgATAACTCTACATATCCATCTTAATAGTATCATCTTGAtagcataaaaattttgtatatattattttttagctACCTAACACTTAGATTCATAAAACATTATTGGTCTCAAATCtattttgtaaattttttttttaacctcaaATGTATCTAATGATCACATAAGACTGACATTCCCCATCATTTTAACTATCTTatttttactttatgaataatatcttcatcaatctctttATCTTATTGAATAACGGATTCAAGATACCTAAAATTTTTACTTAAAAAAACTTTTTATCCGTATATTGTTTTACCTATTTCTAAAATCACTAAGATTATATTGATTGGAGTATGAGTcggaaaataaattatttatgagaaaaagatatttttatataaagaaaaGTAATTGGGATCAGTTAAAGTTCCCGTGCAAATTATAAAAGACCAATTCCCTGCAACCAAAGATGTCTACAGCACGGTGAAGAACGAAGATGAAGGCATTATTTATGGTTGGGAGGTGAGGTGGGCTGAGCGTTCAATGCTAGTGAGCAGTTGTGTCGATTACAATTACATTGTACAGCAAATATTATCCAACATACATAAAATGTTATTTACTTCTAGGATATCACAAAATCTAATTATTTTATTCTAATACTCACTCATATTTTGAACTGACAAAACATAGAATTTGTGTGGTTTCGTTTGCAGCATCTTGAAGaaaatacttttttttcttttgcatattCTGAAGCAATAATGAACATGGATTTCTTTTATATTTTgcgaagaaatcattggcaatacATATAACTTAAACACATTTTTCACATCAACAGTGTGAACTGCAGTTACCATATACCCTTAATGTAAAGATTAAAGCAAAATGTGTTTCaaaaaatgatttaaaatatttggaaaaaaaatataGGAAAGGATATCAAATAGAAACACATTTTATCTTATCAATGGTATTCACATTTTCTATAAGAGCATGTAGCAAAATACATGAGGCCACATCATATGCATACCATACCATGTTCATGAAATAAGCTGGAAAGGACCCCCTTTTTGTTCCACAGGAATTGCGGCTGGGCTGTTATAAACAACAACTGTACTTTGCTTGCTCAAAATACAACAAATCCTCAGAAGAAACAAATCCTTACAACCAGTACTTGCTTGCTTGCAGCTTTTCTGTGACAAATTGTGCAGTCGAATCCAAATTTCTGGCACGATGACCTGTTTTCAGATGTTTAGTTCCCCAATAAGTACAACAAACACATGAAAATTAAACCACATCACGAACACACAGACCAGTCAACTAGGAATGCCAAGCAAGTACAATTCATGCAGGCTGGAAAAAGCTTGGAAGACATGACATGACATATCCTACCACCAGGTAGTCAGAGCATTCTATCCTCAGGCCATATAGCACCAAGAGGCTAAGACATGCAACATCTGCACTGAAGAGTAGATACTGTAGCAAGGGGAATCTAGGCACATCTTCAAAAGCTTCTTTTGCCTACCTTCTCTGATAAGGACATTATTTTCTCTTTATCTTGCTGCCTGGAGCCGAGGGAGGAGCCAAGGAATGGAAAAGGAGACAAAGTTTATGATTTGATGCAACATGAAAAGAGAATCCACTCATGATCACAAGTCTCATGCTACGGCAGCAGCAAAGTTTGCCGAGCAACCATCACCAAGACAAATTGGCTAATGAACAACATTTGGTGGGTCATTTCCCTATGTCTGCACCAAATTGATAAAAACAAATTTTCTAAAGTGTCCTTTCAGATGTCACAGGCTCAAAACATATACTGAAACTTCAGCTATTCCTTTTGGACTTCTGCTTGTTTGAGTGCTAATGGAATCATATCCACATTTTCATTCCCGCAAGAAAGCGAGCCAAGGCTGTTGTTCTATAAATGATCCAAGAAACACATACTGAGCTCATGGACGCTTCACAACTGGAAAAAGAGACAATCCCAGTGGCTGGATGGGACTCTGTGTAAAGTCACGAAAGCTCCTTTCCTGTCAATCTGGTAAGCAAGTGTTCCTAATCTTTCATTTACTTCAATGCAATCTTCAAGTCCAAAATCTTGAGTTTTTCTTTCCATTTTTGCAGTGTCCGAGACTCCATGAACTTCTGGCATCTCACAAAATAATAGGCAGTACTGGTCAAACCAACTGCTTTTTACCTGATAAAATAGTAGGTGTGGTCAATGGAAGTAGAATCAATTTGCAAAAGTGTTGGCAGTACTGAAGGTATTTAAATTAAAAGGTGTACCAGCAAGCATCATGTCGAAAAACATCAAGCAGAAATAGTTCATAAAAGTCCACCCAAGTCCCAAAATTGGAAGTCTTTCATTCATTGTTGTCGACAGGCAGCAGCCTAGCAAATCAATCAAGCATCAGATATGAGTTGGGCAAGAAGGGTAGCATGTGTCAGTCATTGCAGTATGAAGCAACCAAGAAGTTTCTTTTGGAAAATAAGAGCAAGGATTAGGAAAGTGATTAGTAAAAGAAGGATCAAGCTTCAATATGATCCACTTGGGTATTCCCTCAACTTTGATGATGGTTGCTCTGGAGGAAATCAAGCAAATATAGCCTATATAGGGAATCAAAATAAGGAAACCTAGTTAAACTATAACAAAGAACTGGACTTGTGCTTTATTTGGATACAGTCTTGCATTACTGGTTATTTTATGTTGCTTCAGTTCTTTCACCATCAGTTCAGAGCTCGTCAACTTAACTTTGCCTGTTAATGCAGTCTTAAGACATTAATATTCAGAGCTAATCTGGCTTCATTTTCCATATTGATAACTTGACAATGTTAAATGtctccaatatgattcttcctcatCATCTTGTATGCACATTAAGACACTACAATCACAAACAATGTTATGTTCTTTCTCTTGCCATCCAAAAGCGACTGCTTAAATTAGTTAGTTTAGGTTTCACAGTTGAAAACATTTATTTATTCTGCAGGATTCAATCCTAATGTACAAAATAGAAATAAGGTGTTTATCCTTAATCTAATATTAAAAGATCAGGCTCTAACAAGAGAAGTCCTGTTATTAATTTATATGGTAAGGACTGTTGGGCTTATAGCTaaaatttgttttgttttattaggGATATTTGTCTTCATCCTGATTGATTATTTACTAAATTCAATGATCAAATTAAATTTCAACTTCAACCAGCAACAAGAATTCTCTTGTGATGCTTTGTAGCTTAGGACTTAAAGTTTGTCAATCAATGGTGGACTGGCAATATTAAAAAAGCATTGTGCAGCAAACACTAAACAGCCATTGCTAATGATAACCTGTTGTATGCTTTCTCAATGATCGCTGATGCAGAGGCTCCTAGgattaagcatgatccaattagatttcaaaaaacaaaaaagtgcCACAATAAGCAAACATTTGCAGACTGAAGAATTGGGATTCCTAGGTAGCACAAAAATTACCAGAACACAAGATAACAAGACAATGCATAATATTTATATCAGCACAATTCCCTGAATCTCATTAAACCAAAATCCATCTTTTTTACAATACAGATCCTAAAAGCATTTTATCATATAGTAATATGAAGCTATTGAGATGATCATCCAAGGTTCCACTGCTTTTTTTACAAAAACAGTATTAAGGTAGAACTCCCTATTTCAGCTGGTAGGTTCTTAAAGTGTTATGGATAAGCAGCATCCTCATAAAGCTAGTTCTATGCCACACCAACGTCATTAGAAAGTCAAGTCTTAGAGATGCTGAAATACACAAAAAATGTTAATATACATCATTCAGATTTTAAAAATGGATGAAAATAAATCCAACATATACACCTAGTCTAGaaacaaaagatcaacaatcaaaAAGGagtaaaacaaaaaaacaaaaagaactctCCCAATAAGTATCCACAAAAGTATTCTTTAGGAATGTTAAAACTGTCctgtattttaaaaaattattaaaaacgtCAGATACTTCGTGGAAGTATCTAACACATCCTAGTTAATGCATATAACAAATCCGATACGGATACAGCAAGATATTCCAAGGATTACACATCTTACAGAAAATGAgcatcatttttttatttctaatgaACTTATTGAGAAAAAAACATAAATGTTTCATCTAGGTTTTGCTATTTCGGGTACCGAACCTGTCTCGAAGATTTGTCAACACGGTATGTATCGATCTGTACCAGTGTACTGACACATAGTATATCGAGGCGTGCCGATAGAGACCCGAGCAAGCCGTGTCCCCGTGATGAGTCTAaccagtatgtaccgcccataccataTCGACTCGGGCTGCACAACAAACCTTGGTTTCATCCAAAAGTACAAATGAATTTACACAATATGCAAATTGCAAAGTCCAAACAACTACAAGAATGACTTGAATTTTGGAAAAAGATACAAGAATGAGCTACTTGATTGCAATAATTAGAATCTTGGAATTTATAGATGTAATCAAACAAAAGAATTTATCCTCTGTAGAAACAGATGATTACGTCTCCCTGCAAATGCTGATAATTGAGCTACAAGAGGGAGAACAGACCTTGAGATATAAATTAAATGATTACTAAACAAATAAGGGGCTGAAAGATGGCATTCCTTTTGTGACAAGAAAGTGAGAAGCATAACAATCGAGTTTACTTAGTTCAGCATTAACCAAGAACCAAAGATCTTTAATCTGTTACCATGATTTGAAGTTTTTAATACTGTTGAACAATTTCCAGTT includes:
- the LOC135611644 gene encoding secretory carrier-associated membrane protein 2-like isoform X1, whose translation is MAGRRYEANPFDEEHVNPFSQPGRVSPNLGISAHPPHQAGFYGYRGPTIDIPPDPAKDVKRKEAELEIREAELKKREQALRQREEAAARAGIVSEDRNWPPCCPIIHHDIANEIPIQLQRMQYIAFASLLGLTLCLSWNVISTLAAWIKGEGIKIWFLAVIYLTTGVPGAYLLWYRPLYRAMRTDSALSFGWFFIFYLVHIAFCVYSAVAPPFPFKGKSLTGILAAVDVVGDAVVVGIFYFIGFGFFCIEALISLWVIQQAYMYFRGSGKAVERHDTEHGSTR
- the LOC135611644 gene encoding secretory carrier-associated membrane protein 2-like isoform X2, which produces MAGRRYEANPFDEEHVNPFSQQPGRVSPNLGISAHPPHQAGFYGYRGPTIDIPPDPAKDVKRKEAELEIREAELKKREQALRQREEAAARAGIVSEDRNWPPCCPIIHHDIANEIPIQLQRMQYIAFASLLGLTLCLSWNVISTLAAWIKGEGIKIWFLAVIYLTTGVPGAYLLWYRPLYRAMRTDSALSFGWFFIFYLVHIAFCVYSAVAPPFPFKGKSLTGILAAVDVVGDAVVVGIFYFIGFGFFCIEALISLWVIQQAYMYFRGSGKAVERHDTEHGSTR